One region of Epilithonimonas zeae genomic DNA includes:
- a CDS encoding type I restriction enzyme HsdR N-terminal domain-containing protein, with amino-acid sequence MQVPKLNFDNTFDFQIKQDKDTFFIYDLVRKSWLALTPEEWVRQHWLHYFRFVKKKNLSSLILEQKLELNGTTKRIDLLITEKTKPKILIECKAPNIALKEVHFEQIARYNSLLGAEQIIISNGLHHIFAEHTANGYKFRKEMI; translated from the coding sequence ATGCAGGTTCCGAAGCTAAATTTTGATAACACGTTCGATTTTCAAATCAAACAAGACAAAGATACATTTTTTATCTATGATTTGGTTCGGAAAAGCTGGCTTGCATTGACTCCTGAAGAATGGGTAAGACAGCATTGGCTGCATTATTTTCGGTTTGTGAAGAAGAAAAATTTGTCGTCATTAATCCTTGAACAAAAGCTGGAACTGAACGGAACAACAAAAAGAATCGACCTGCTCATCACAGAAAAAACAAAACCAAAAATCCTCATCGAATGTAAAGCGCCAAACATCGCTTTGAAAGAAGTTCACTTTGAACAAATTGCACGTTACAACAGTTTGCTTGGAGCTGAACAAATTATCATCAGTAACGGTTTACATCACATTTTTGCAGAACATACAGCAAACGGTTACAAGTTTCGGAAAGAGATGATATAA
- the holA gene encoding DNA polymerase III subunit delta: protein MKEIDIILKNIKNKELLPVYFFQGDEAFYIDLAVKHFEQDVLEEDEKAFNQTIAYGRDTNYLEVLSLARQYPMMGDKQLIIVKEAQDMKLNEEESKALETYLENPVPSTILVFAHKHKKLDARKKAAKTLAKSGMLFTSEKMKDYQLPTWIQGEMTVMGIKSAPNISHLLAEYLGNDLSRIANELNKLKIVLKDGAVLDGKIIEEHIGISKDFNIFELQKALATKDQAKAFSIAYYMGKNKKSNPVQMAFGALYNFFSNIIIYHTLSGQSPQTIASTMGVNPYAIKDYSEAARFYPLKHATRVISILREMDLKSKGLGVRQMEDEEIYKELVYKIIKIDELKMKV, encoded by the coding sequence ATGAAAGAAATAGATATTATCCTCAAAAATATTAAAAATAAAGAACTCTTACCGGTTTATTTTTTTCAGGGCGATGAGGCTTTTTATATCGATTTGGCTGTCAAACACTTTGAGCAGGATGTTTTGGAAGAAGATGAGAAAGCCTTCAACCAAACGATTGCGTACGGCCGTGATACCAACTATCTGGAAGTTCTTTCTCTGGCGAGACAATATCCAATGATGGGAGACAAACAGCTCATCATAGTGAAAGAAGCACAGGATATGAAGCTGAATGAAGAGGAATCCAAAGCTTTGGAAACTTATCTGGAAAACCCTGTTCCTTCAACCATTTTGGTTTTTGCTCATAAACACAAAAAGTTGGACGCCAGAAAAAAAGCGGCTAAAACTTTGGCTAAATCCGGAATGCTTTTCACCAGCGAGAAGATGAAAGATTATCAGCTCCCAACTTGGATCCAAGGAGAAATGACCGTAATGGGAATCAAATCTGCGCCTAACATCAGTCACCTTTTGGCAGAATATCTTGGGAATGATCTTTCCAGAATTGCGAATGAATTGAACAAACTTAAAATCGTTCTAAAAGACGGCGCTGTTCTCGACGGAAAAATTATTGAGGAACATATCGGAATTAGTAAAGATTTTAACATTTTCGAACTTCAGAAAGCATTGGCGACTAAAGATCAGGCAAAAGCTTTCAGCATTGCTTATTATATGGGAAAGAACAAAAAATCGAATCCCGTGCAAATGGCTTTTGGTGCGCTTTACAACTTCTTTTCCAACATTATTATTTATCATACTTTGTCCGGTCAATCTCCTCAAACGATAGCTTCCACAATGGGTGTGAATCCTTATGCAATTAAAGATTATTCTGAAGCAGCAAGATTTTATCCGTTGAAGCACGCAACCAGAGTTATTTCTATTCTTCGTGAAATGGATTTGAAATCGAAAGGCCTTGGCGTAAGACAAATGGAAGATGAAGAAATTTACAAAGAATTGGTGTACAAAATCATAAAAATTGATGAACTGAAAATGAAGGTTTAA
- the trxB gene encoding thioredoxin-disulfide reductase, which translates to MENNILDCVIVGSGPAGFTAAIYAARANLKPELFTGLEPGGQLTTTTEVENFPGYPDGITGPEMMLHLQKQAERFETKVHYEMISKVEFSKVRGGIHKLSTGSREILAKSVIISTGAAAKYLGLADEKKYAGGGVSACATCDGFFYRGKDVIVVGAGDTAAEEATYLSKICNKVTLLVRKDHFRASKVMVDRVLSTSNIEVKYNHELIGIEGENALVERAKVVNNLTDEVSTIDVHGIFIAIGHKPNTGIFKGQIDLDENEYIITEGKSARTNLPGVFAAGDVQDHHYRQAITAAGSGCMAAMDAEKYLGELAGENHTWVEQ; encoded by the coding sequence ATGGAGAACAATATCTTAGACTGTGTGATTGTTGGTTCTGGACCAGCTGGCTTTACAGCAGCAATTTACGCAGCAAGAGCAAATCTTAAACCTGAACTTTTCACAGGATTAGAACCTGGAGGACAATTAACAACAACAACAGAAGTAGAAAATTTTCCTGGCTATCCGGACGGAATCACCGGACCGGAAATGATGCTTCATCTTCAAAAGCAAGCGGAGCGTTTCGAGACCAAAGTTCATTACGAGATGATTTCCAAAGTTGAATTCTCAAAGGTAAGAGGTGGAATTCATAAATTAAGTACAGGTTCTCGTGAGATTTTAGCTAAAAGTGTGATTATCTCTACAGGTGCAGCCGCAAAATATTTGGGTTTAGCTGATGAGAAAAAATATGCAGGTGGAGGCGTTTCGGCTTGTGCAACTTGTGACGGATTTTTCTACAGAGGAAAAGATGTGATTGTAGTTGGAGCAGGTGATACAGCAGCAGAAGAAGCGACTTATCTTTCTAAGATTTGTAATAAAGTCACTTTATTGGTAAGAAAAGACCACTTCCGTGCTTCAAAAGTAATGGTTGACAGAGTTTTGAGTACATCAAATATCGAAGTGAAATATAACCACGAACTCATCGGAATCGAAGGTGAAAACGCCTTGGTTGAAAGAGCTAAAGTGGTTAATAATTTGACAGACGAAGTTTCTACAATAGATGTTCACGGGATCTTCATCGCCATTGGTCATAAACCAAACACTGGAATTTTCAAAGGTCAAATCGACCTGGACGAAAACGAATATATCATCACAGAAGGTAAATCCGCGAGAACCAATCTTCCAGGTGTATTTGCCGCAGGAGATGTACAGGATCACCATTATAGACAAGCGATTACAGCTGCAGGAAGCGGTTGTATGGCAGCGATGGATGCAGAGAAATACCTTGGCGAATTAGCTGGCGAAAACCATACTTGGGTTGAACAATAA
- a CDS encoding YoaK family protein, with product MLRNYSNSRTLGDNIRLGTLTAFTAGTINIASLLIFLSFTSNVTGHYAIFAAEISQGNWAQVAVVAGWIFLFFFGGFVANLSVINFNKKSKYFAHAFPIILEILCLLAVGIYGQFYYEKTLGETEALVALMLFATGLQNGLTASISNFSVKTTHLTGTTTDLGILASMFTQKKFRKNPELMGKAKLLLSIMTAYVLGAVFSGLTYYHLEFRVFYVISICLLVVIGYDFYKINLRHFHTEYRYYKIYHKPTFIAFLYYKIHNKDEKRTVSRPNTNAKLAFSDK from the coding sequence ATGTTAAGGAATTATAGTAACAGCAGAACGTTGGGAGACAACATTAGACTGGGGACGCTGACTGCATTCACTGCAGGGACTATAAATATAGCATCTCTATTGATATTTCTCTCATTTACATCCAACGTAACAGGACACTATGCGATTTTTGCAGCAGAAATCAGCCAAGGAAACTGGGCACAGGTTGCTGTAGTTGCAGGATGGATTTTCCTATTCTTCTTCGGAGGATTTGTAGCCAACCTAAGTGTTATCAATTTCAATAAGAAAAGTAAATATTTTGCTCACGCCTTTCCAATTATACTAGAAATACTCTGTCTTTTGGCAGTGGGAATCTACGGACAGTTTTATTATGAAAAAACATTGGGAGAAACCGAAGCTTTGGTAGCCTTGATGTTATTTGCAACTGGATTACAAAACGGTTTAACGGCGAGTATCTCCAACTTCTCTGTAAAAACAACACACCTTACGGGAACAACTACAGATTTGGGAATTTTAGCATCTATGTTTACACAGAAAAAATTCAGAAAAAACCCTGAATTAATGGGTAAAGCGAAACTTTTGCTAAGCATTATGACAGCTTATGTTCTTGGTGCTGTGTTCTCTGGATTGACCTATTATCATCTGGAATTCCGAGTTTTTTATGTGATAAGTATTTGTCTTTTGGTTGTAATCGGTTATGATTTCTACAAAATTAACCTCAGACATTTCCATACAGAATATAGATATTATAAAATCTATCACAAACCAACCTTCATTGCATTTTTGTACTACAAAATCCATAATAAAGACGAGAAAAGAACTGTAAGTAGACCTAATACTAATGCAAAATTGGCCTTTAGCGACAAGTAA
- a CDS encoding sensor histidine kinase, translating into MLKGNPTNQTKTMLLLMLVFTVVILLFSGLVYFSIVNFSHQRFYELLKIRATTIVQIEKSKEHLDIPENHILNSLNNEELPMEKDYVFEVPKDSNYSQISNQIHIPDTFFKSIVKKGESNYNDKEFYYIGQSFTSNNKTYIAIASAQNHYVVYYLGYLKRTLITCMVLALFFSMIFSFYLSKTLFRPILKITGKVKEISSENLHLRLEPQPDNKELNELIDTFNDMLNRIETSFETQNHLIGNVSHELRTPLTSIMGEADVALSIRRSEEHYQETLQIILNEAEKLDKKIKALLMIAQTGFDGKIQKMDKVRMDQLLWDVIETATRINSKNNVFMDISMLPENPKKLKVQGNEQLLHLAMANIINNGCKYSNFQQVKVSLGATDDHVYVIIKDSGIGIPDSEMDKIYDPFFRASNTKNYEGYGIGLPLARNIIRIHNGELIVNSKENVGTTVQIRFPIYVPTE; encoded by the coding sequence TGGATTGGTATATTTTTCCATTGTTAATTTTTCTCATCAGCGTTTTTACGAATTACTGAAAATCCGGGCGACGACGATTGTCCAAATCGAGAAAAGTAAAGAACATCTCGACATCCCTGAAAATCATATCCTTAACAGTCTGAATAACGAGGAACTTCCGATGGAAAAAGATTATGTTTTCGAGGTTCCGAAGGATTCTAATTACAGTCAGATATCAAATCAAATCCATATTCCTGATACTTTTTTCAAGAGTATTGTAAAAAAAGGCGAATCCAATTATAATGATAAAGAATTCTATTATATAGGACAATCCTTCACCTCGAATAACAAAACATACATCGCGATAGCTTCAGCGCAAAACCATTATGTAGTTTATTATCTTGGCTATCTGAAAAGAACCTTGATTACCTGTATGGTTTTAGCATTATTCTTTTCGATGATTTTTTCATTTTATCTGTCGAAGACTTTATTCCGCCCGATTCTTAAAATTACTGGAAAGGTAAAGGAAATCAGTTCCGAGAATCTGCATCTGAGATTAGAACCTCAACCAGATAATAAAGAATTAAATGAATTGATTGACACCTTCAACGATATGTTGAATAGAATAGAAACTTCTTTTGAAACTCAGAATCACCTGATTGGAAATGTATCTCATGAACTCAGAACACCTTTAACTTCGATTATGGGCGAAGCGGACGTGGCGTTATCAATCAGAAGATCGGAAGAACATTATCAGGAAACGCTTCAAATTATTCTGAATGAAGCTGAAAAACTGGATAAGAAAATCAAAGCTTTATTGATGATTGCCCAAACGGGATTTGATGGTAAAATCCAAAAAATGGATAAAGTAAGAATGGATCAGCTGCTTTGGGATGTTATAGAAACAGCAACAAGGATTAATTCTAAGAATAATGTTTTTATGGATATCAGTATGTTGCCTGAAAATCCTAAAAAACTGAAAGTCCAAGGTAACGAGCAACTTCTGCATCTCGCAATGGCGAACATCATCAACAATGGTTGCAAATATTCTAATTTCCAGCAGGTTAAAGTTTCTTTGGGCGCAACAGATGATCACGTTTATGTGATTATCAAGGATAGCGGAATTGGGATTCCGGACTCTGAAATGGATAAAATCTATGATCCGTTTTTCCGTGCCTCGAATACAAAAAACTATGAAGGTTACGGTATCGGATTACCTTTGGCAAGAAATATCATCCGAATCCATAATGGTGAACTGATTGTGAATTCTAAGGAAAACGTAGGAACAACGGTTCAAATCCGTTTTCCAATCTATGTTCCAACTGAGTAA